The Budorcas taxicolor isolate Tak-1 chromosome 2, Takin1.1, whole genome shotgun sequence genome window below encodes:
- the UBXN4 gene encoding UBX domain-containing protein 4 isoform X2, giving the protein MAASWEDEKVTEASSNSFVAIKIDTKSEACLQFSQIYPVVCVPSSFFIGDSGIPLEVIAGSISADELVTRIHKVRQMHSLKGEASLTNGSQSEGSVSTPSASFEHNNTSDNCQSRNVELCETPSTADTKSDSATGGESSGQTAVSQEPSGCSNQRPTEDLTVRVERLTKKLEERREEKRKEEEQREIKKEIERRKTGKEMLDYKRKQEEELTKRMLEERNREKAEDRAARERIKQQIALDRAERAARFAKTKEEVEAAKAAALLAKQAEMEVKRETSTKERSTVARIQFRLPDGSSFTNQFPSDAPLEAARQFAAQTVGNTYGNFSLATMFPRREFTKEDYKKKLLDLELAPSASVVLLPAGRPTASMVHSSSGDFWTLLGTVLYPFLAIWRLISNFLFSNPPPAQTSVRAASLETSNLASSSSSEKREPVRKRVLEKRGEDFKKEGKIYRLRTQDDGEDENNTWNGNSTQQM; this is encoded by the exons TGAAGCCTGCCTACAATTTTCACAGATCT ATCCTGTAGTGTGTGTTCCATCCAGTTTTTTTATTGGAGACAGCGGAATTCCTTTGGAAGTAATAGCAGGAAGTATTTCTGCAGATGAACTTGTTACCAGAATCCACAAAGTCCGGCAG ATGCATTCATTAAAAGGTGAAGCATCATTGACAAATGGCAGCCAATCAGAAGGTTCAGTCTCTACTCCATCTGCCTCATTTGAACATAACAACACTTCTGACAACTGTCAGTCCAGAAATGTAGAGCTCTGTGAGACGCCATCCACTGCTGATACAAAGTCAGATTCCGCAACAG gAGGAGAAAGTTCAGGCCAGACCGCTGTGTCTCAAGAGCCTAGTGGATGTTCAAATCAGAGACCTACTGAAGACCTCACCGTCAGAGTGGAAAG actAACCAAAAAActtgaagaaaggagagaagagaaaaggaaagaggaagaacag aGAGAGATTAAGAAGGAAATTGAGaggaggaaaactggaaaagaaatgttGGATtataaaagaaagcaagaagaagaattaacaaaaagaatgttagaggaaagaaacagagaaaaggcagaagataGGGCAGCTCGAGAGCGCATAAAACAGCAGATTGCCCTG GACCGTGCAGAGAGAGCTGCTCGGTTTGCAAAGACAAAGGAAGAAGTAGAAGCTGCTAAAGCTGCTGCCCTGCTGGCCAAACAGGCAGAGATGGAAGTCAAGAGAGAGACTTCCACAAAAGAAAGAAG cACTGTTGCGAGAATTCAGTTCCGTCTTCCAGATGGTTCTTCCTTTACAAATCAGTTCCCTTCTGATGCTCCTCTAGAAGCAGCTAGACAGTTTGCTGCACAG ACTGTTGGCAACACTTACGGTAACTTTTCATTAGCAACAATGTTTCCCAGGAGGGAATTTACCAAAGaagattataaaaagaaattactGGATTTGGAACTTGCCCCAAGTGCTTCAGTGGTACTGTTGCca gcAGGAAGACCAACTGCATCCATGGTACATTCTTCCAGTGGAGACTTTTGGACATTGTTGGGGACAGTGCTCTACCCATTCCTTGCCATCTGGAGACTGATAAGCAACTTCTTATTTAGTAATCCTCCTCCTGCACAGACCTCGGTGAGAGCAGCATCATTGGAAACCTCAAACCTTGCATCGTCTAGCAGCTCAGAAAAAAG GGAACCAGTCAGAAAAAGAGTGCTGGAGAAACGGGGGGAAGACTTTAAAAAGGAAGGCAAGATATATAGATTGAGGACTCAAGACGACGGTGAAGATGAAAACAACACCTGGAATGGGAATTCTACTCAACAGATGTAG